The uncultured Roseibium sp. genome contains a region encoding:
- a CDS encoding ABC transporter substrate-binding protein gives MKHILSALAVGASIGLAGLGAATAPASAEGLKVGFLATLSGPPAVLGQHMRDGFLLGVKQAGGKLGGMETEVIVVDDELKPDAALTKVQGLLERDKVDIVAGVVFSNVMMAVYKPVIQSETIFIGANAGPSPIAGKGCSKYFFSTSYQNDQNHEVMGRYASQKGYEKMVVMAPNYQAGKDAIAGFKRHYTGKIAAEIYTKLGQLDFSAELARIADLKPDAIFTFMPGGMGVNLVKQYSQAGLKDAIPFLSTFTVDETTLPATKDLAVGLYSGAEWAPNLDNPANAKFVRDFKAEYGYAPSLYAAQGYDAAQLIDGAVGMAGIKDKTALLSALNAAPFESVRGDFKFNTNQFPIQDFYLTKAVKDGNSYVTEAVEKVFDDFGDAYAGSCRMN, from the coding sequence ATGAAACACATTCTGTCCGCGCTCGCGGTTGGCGCATCGATCGGCCTTGCCGGTCTTGGAGCAGCCACCGCCCCGGCCAGCGCCGAAGGCCTGAAGGTCGGTTTCCTGGCCACGCTGTCGGGCCCGCCCGCGGTTCTCGGCCAACACATGCGCGATGGCTTTCTGCTCGGCGTCAAACAGGCTGGCGGCAAGCTCGGCGGGATGGAGACCGAAGTCATCGTGGTTGACGACGAACTGAAACCCGACGCGGCGCTGACAAAGGTTCAGGGGCTCCTGGAGCGCGACAAGGTCGACATTGTGGCCGGCGTCGTCTTCTCCAACGTGATGATGGCGGTCTACAAGCCGGTCATTCAGTCCGAGACGATCTTCATCGGCGCCAATGCGGGCCCGTCTCCGATTGCCGGGAAGGGCTGCAGCAAATACTTCTTCTCCACCTCCTATCAGAACGACCAGAACCACGAGGTCATGGGCCGCTACGCCAGCCAGAAGGGCTATGAGAAGATGGTCGTCATGGCGCCGAACTACCAGGCGGGCAAAGACGCCATCGCCGGTTTCAAGCGCCATTACACCGGCAAAATCGCAGCCGAAATCTACACCAAACTCGGCCAGCTCGACTTCTCCGCGGAACTCGCCCGGATCGCGGACCTGAAACCGGACGCGATTTTCACCTTCATGCCGGGCGGCATGGGCGTGAACCTGGTCAAACAGTACTCCCAGGCCGGCCTCAAGGACGCGATCCCGTTCCTGTCCACTTTCACCGTCGACGAGACGACGCTGCCGGCCACCAAGGATCTGGCAGTCGGCCTTTATTCGGGGGCCGAATGGGCTCCGAACCTCGACAATCCTGCGAACGCCAAGTTCGTGCGGGATTTCAAGGCGGAATACGGCTATGCGCCGTCGCTTTACGCCGCCCAGGGTTATGATGCGGCACAGCTCATCGACGGGGCGGTCGGCATGGCAGGCATCAAGGACAAGACAGCCCTCCTGTCGGCCTTGAACGCGGCTCCGTTCGAGAGCGTGCGCGGCGACTTCAAGTTCAATACCAACCAGTTTCCGATCCAGGATTTCTACCTGACGAAGGCGGTCAAGGACGGAAACAGCTATGTGACGGAAGCCGTCGAGAAGGTCTTTGACGACTTCGGCGACGCCTATGCCGGCTCCTGCCGCATGAACTGA
- a CDS encoding branched-chain amino acid ABC transporter permease, whose product MNGTALLFRNRIVPILLFLLLALVPVYATYMDDRFLLLFFTRILVLAIAAVSLDFILGLGAMVSFGHAAYLGLGAYAVGILADSDIWEAWISFPVAVLVSGLFALVTGAISLRTRGVYFIMITLAFGQMAYFTATSLSAYGGDDGLTLWGRSAFFDTGVFTDATSFYYLVFGVLAVVTLLLRRIAGSRFGRVLKGARQSEARLHAIGINPYRYRLAAYVIAGMIAGLAGALMANQSEFVSPAYMSWQRSGELIVMVILGGLGSLYGAVLGAVAYMSLEEVLSGYTEHWRLIFGPLLILVVLYGKGGLLGLIKGGEKS is encoded by the coding sequence ATGAACGGAACCGCACTCCTGTTTCGGAACCGGATCGTTCCGATCCTCCTGTTCCTGCTGCTGGCCCTGGTCCCGGTCTACGCGACCTATATGGACGACCGGTTCCTCCTGCTGTTCTTCACCCGCATCCTGGTGCTCGCCATTGCCGCCGTCAGCCTCGACTTCATTCTCGGACTCGGCGCCATGGTCAGCTTCGGCCATGCCGCCTATCTGGGGCTCGGGGCCTACGCGGTCGGCATCCTCGCGGACAGCGATATCTGGGAGGCATGGATTTCCTTTCCGGTGGCGGTGCTGGTGTCCGGCCTGTTCGCCCTCGTCACCGGCGCGATTTCCCTAAGGACCCGCGGCGTCTATTTCATCATGATCACCCTCGCCTTCGGACAGATGGCCTATTTTACCGCCACGTCGCTTTCCGCCTATGGCGGCGATGACGGTCTGACCTTGTGGGGCCGAAGCGCGTTCTTCGACACCGGGGTGTTTACCGACGCGACCTCGTTCTACTATCTGGTTTTCGGCGTATTGGCCGTCGTCACCCTGTTGTTGAGACGGATCGCCGGTTCGCGTTTCGGCCGGGTGCTCAAGGGCGCCAGGCAGAGTGAGGCCCGGCTCCATGCCATCGGCATCAACCCTTACCGATACCGGCTGGCCGCCTATGTAATTGCCGGCATGATCGCCGGACTTGCCGGCGCGCTCATGGCCAACCAGTCGGAATTCGTTTCGCCGGCCTATATGTCCTGGCAACGATCCGGTGAACTGATCGTCATGGTGATCCTCGGCGGTCTGGGCTCGCTGTACGGCGCAGTTCTCGGAGCGGTCGCCTATATGTCGCTTGAAGAAGTGCTTTCCGGCTACACCGAACACTGGCGCCTGATCTTCGGCCCGCTCCTGATCCTCGTGGTTCTCTACGGCAAGGGCGGCCTTCTGGGGCTGATCAAGGGAGGCGAAAAATCATGA
- a CDS encoding SH3 domain-containing protein, translating to MYKYSAQSAQPIVAPEFHGIPDFSKEGTEKNRERPELTIVRAPSAASPRLRGGEAEDDGDLMIPDVLRKPQKAPVSQGDENTAGQPEAARFRPFPVAVASAAGLMLVVAAAATIYAAGHLSNQDAGTIAVKTVSLEGKTSTDQAQQTGPDASASAHSKALGKSGFDARFNSAKAADPNPGALKIKRQDRIAKTPLEKTGADNPVTAKAVAGHSGTGASLPVLGYASAPNPHAGWDEGQTAIASAAGQPSLKDARVAAAEPVAATPEPAPETAAASGQMTETSTITADVNLRSAAEKEAPVLTVVPKGTSVAVGSCDNWWCAVSFDGRSGFVGKKFVAGKG from the coding sequence ATGTACAAGTATTCCGCGCAATCAGCGCAGCCGATCGTTGCGCCCGAATTTCACGGTATTCCCGACTTCTCGAAAGAAGGGACCGAAAAAAACCGGGAGCGTCCGGAATTGACGATCGTCCGGGCTCCTTCCGCAGCCTCGCCCCGTTTGCGAGGTGGCGAAGCCGAAGACGACGGCGATCTGATGATCCCGGACGTTCTGCGAAAGCCGCAGAAGGCTCCCGTCAGCCAGGGGGATGAAAATACGGCGGGTCAGCCTGAAGCAGCACGTTTCCGTCCGTTTCCGGTCGCGGTCGCTTCGGCTGCCGGGCTCATGCTTGTTGTTGCAGCGGCAGCAACGATTTATGCCGCCGGTCATTTATCGAACCAGGATGCCGGGACAATTGCCGTCAAGACGGTGTCGCTTGAAGGGAAGACCTCCACGGATCAGGCACAGCAGACCGGGCCGGATGCGTCCGCTTCGGCTCACTCGAAAGCTTTGGGCAAGTCGGGATTTGACGCGCGTTTCAATTCCGCAAAGGCTGCAGATCCGAATCCGGGCGCGCTCAAGATCAAGAGACAGGACAGGATTGCAAAGACGCCGCTGGAGAAGACGGGGGCCGACAATCCCGTCACGGCGAAAGCTGTGGCTGGACATTCGGGAACCGGAGCCTCTCTTCCGGTCCTCGGCTATGCCTCCGCTCCCAATCCGCATGCCGGCTGGGATGAAGGCCAGACAGCGATTGCGTCGGCTGCCGGTCAGCCGTCCCTGAAGGACGCACGCGTTGCCGCAGCCGAACCGGTGGCCGCGACGCCGGAACCCGCGCCGGAAACGGCTGCCGCCTCGGGGCAGATGACGGAAACCTCGACAATCACCGCGGATGTCAATCTTCGCAGCGCGGCCGAAAAGGAAGCACCGGTCCTGACCGTCGTCCCGAAGGGGACCTCGGTCGCCGTCGGGTCCTGCGATAACTGGTGGTGTGCCGTCAGTTTCGACGGCCGGTCCGGCTTCGTCGGGAAAAAGTTCGTCGCCGGCAAGGGATGA
- a CDS encoding cupin domain-containing protein yields MVRKHIRLLATVATLAISGLPAVMSSSHAADVSISPVAKPKAPAAPVVAKPKPAASEETAADAPAETPYKKVIDVFTGDTTIAGEKASFPVNDPGIKSLIVTMEPGEKTAWHQHGTPLYAYILEGDLTVTYEGIGARHYKPGDGFLEAMHVTHQGQNTGTTPVRILAVFLTGDGNKPTIPEKAPNGSQ; encoded by the coding sequence ATGGTTCGCAAACACATTCGCCTACTGGCTACGGTCGCAACTCTTGCTATCTCAGGCTTGCCGGCGGTGATGTCGTCGTCACATGCGGCAGATGTCTCGATTTCACCGGTCGCAAAGCCCAAGGCGCCGGCCGCGCCGGTCGTCGCCAAGCCGAAACCGGCCGCGTCGGAGGAAACGGCCGCCGACGCGCCTGCAGAGACGCCCTACAAGAAGGTCATCGACGTCTTTACCGGCGACACCACGATAGCCGGCGAGAAGGCCAGTTTTCCGGTCAATGACCCCGGCATCAAGTCCCTGATCGTCACCATGGAACCGGGCGAAAAGACCGCCTGGCACCAGCATGGCACGCCTCTTTATGCCTATATTCTGGAAGGGGATCTGACCGTGACCTACGAGGGGATCGGCGCGCGGCACTACAAGCCGGGCGACGGTTTCCTGGAGGCCATGCATGTGACCCATCAGGGGCAAAACACCGGCACCACTCCGGTGCGCATCCTGGCAGTGTTCCTCACCGGCGACGGCAACAAGCCGACGATACCGGAAAAGGCGCCGAACGGCTCCCAATAG
- a CDS encoding ABC transporter permease: protein MTGTRMENENAVEHYVDPTPFNPATTEALTPEQERYYQASQWKIMWWKFKRHKIAVWSGVVLILFYLCVPFAEVIAPYTPNTRNSLHLYAPPQPVHLFHEGKFVGPFVYGMKSEIDMTVMKWVFTPDPKDVQPIRFFCRGDNYRFWGLFTADFHLFCPAKGGTLFLAGTDRLGRDQLSGLIYGARLSLTVGLVGVAISIVLGLFFGGIAGYFGGILDSAIQRLIEIMRSLPELPLWMALSAALPVTWSPVWIYFGLTIILGLLDWPGLARAVRSKLLSLREEEYAKAAVLMGAKPGRVIGRHLLPGFTSHIIASATLSIPSMILGETALSFLNLGLRRPSVSWGVLLNEAQNISVVTVYPWLMAPVIPIIIVVLAFNFLGDGLRDAADPYK, encoded by the coding sequence ATGACCGGTACCCGTATGGAAAACGAAAATGCGGTCGAGCATTATGTCGACCCGACACCGTTCAACCCGGCAACGACCGAAGCGCTGACGCCGGAGCAGGAACGCTACTACCAGGCGTCCCAGTGGAAGATCATGTGGTGGAAGTTCAAGCGCCACAAGATCGCCGTCTGGTCCGGCGTGGTGCTGATCCTGTTTTATCTCTGCGTGCCGTTTGCCGAAGTCATCGCGCCCTATACGCCGAACACCCGCAACAGCCTGCATCTCTATGCGCCACCCCAACCGGTGCACCTGTTCCACGAAGGCAAGTTCGTCGGCCCCTTCGTCTACGGCATGAAGTCGGAAATCGACATGACCGTGATGAAATGGGTGTTCACGCCCGATCCAAAAGATGTTCAGCCGATCCGTTTCTTCTGCCGGGGGGACAATTATAGGTTCTGGGGGTTGTTCACTGCCGACTTCCACCTGTTTTGCCCAGCGAAAGGCGGAACCTTGTTCCTGGCCGGCACGGACCGGCTGGGCCGGGACCAGCTTTCGGGCCTGATCTACGGCGCGCGCCTGTCGCTGACCGTCGGTCTGGTGGGCGTTGCGATCTCAATTGTGCTCGGCCTGTTCTTCGGCGGGATCGCCGGTTATTTCGGCGGCATCCTGGACAGCGCGATCCAGCGTCTGATCGAGATCATGCGTTCTCTACCGGAACTTCCCTTGTGGATGGCGCTATCCGCGGCGCTGCCGGTGACCTGGAGCCCGGTCTGGATCTATTTCGGCCTGACCATCATCCTGGGCCTGCTCGACTGGCCGGGCCTTGCCCGGGCCGTCCGCTCCAAGCTGCTCTCCCTGCGTGAGGAGGAATATGCCAAGGCTGCCGTCCTGATGGGGGCAAAGCCCGGGCGCGTGATCGGGCGGCACCTGCTGCCCGGCTTCACCAGTCACATCATCGCCTCCGCGACCTTGTCGATTCCCTCCATGATCCTCGGGGAAACGGCGTTGTCCTTCCTGAATCTGGGGCTGAGGAGGCCTTCCGTTTCCTGGGGCGTCCTGCTCAACGAGGCGCAGAATATCTCGGTCGTCACCGTCTATCCCTGGCTGATGGCGCCGGTCATCCCGATCATCATCGTCGTGCTCGCCTTCAATTTCCTCGGTGACGGTTTGCGTGACGCGGCAGATCCCTATAAGTGA
- a CDS encoding ABC transporter permease, which translates to MIYYIVRRILTMIPTLFVISFLIFFIIELPAGDYISNQVAALKSSGETASIAKLEFMRKEFALDRPFFERYLIWVGLWHGPHGFDGLLQGNWGWSFEFAKPVEDVIGPTLPLTVILNFATILFVYVVSFPIGIYSATRQYSWGDYGFTFLGYIGLATPNFLLGLIMLYLFNRWFGLSVGGLMAPEYLDQPWSVAKGLSVLAHLIVPTIVIGTSGTAGMIRRLRANLLDELHKQYVTTGRAKGLKERRLLVKYPLRMALNPFIADIGNLIPSLVSGSVIVSVVLNLPTVGPVLLSALQSQDQYLAGFVLLFVAVLTLFGMLVSDLLLAVLDPRIRLGGRAAS; encoded by the coding sequence ATGATCTATTACATAGTGCGGCGGATCCTCACCATGATCCCGACGCTTTTTGTAATCAGCTTTTTGATCTTCTTTATCATTGAACTTCCTGCAGGGGATTACATCTCCAACCAGGTTGCCGCCTTGAAGTCGTCTGGAGAAACTGCCTCGATTGCCAAGCTTGAGTTCATGCGCAAGGAATTCGCGCTCGACCGTCCCTTCTTCGAACGCTACCTGATCTGGGTGGGGCTCTGGCACGGCCCTCATGGCTTCGACGGGCTCCTTCAGGGCAACTGGGGCTGGTCGTTCGAATTCGCCAAACCGGTCGAGGACGTGATCGGTCCGACGCTGCCGCTGACCGTCATCTTGAACTTCGCCACGATCCTGTTCGTCTATGTGGTCTCGTTCCCGATCGGGATCTATTCGGCAACGCGGCAATATTCCTGGGGCGATTACGGCTTCACGTTTCTCGGCTACATCGGTCTCGCCACGCCGAACTTCCTGCTTGGACTGATCATGCTGTATCTGTTCAACAGATGGTTCGGCCTGTCGGTCGGCGGCCTGATGGCGCCGGAATATCTCGACCAGCCCTGGAGTGTCGCCAAGGGGTTGTCCGTCCTGGCGCATCTGATCGTTCCGACCATCGTGATCGGCACGTCCGGAACGGCCGGCATGATCCGGCGCCTGCGCGCCAATCTGCTTGATGAGCTCCACAAGCAATACGTGACCACCGGCCGGGCGAAGGGCCTGAAGGAGCGCCGGCTCCTGGTGAAATATCCGCTGAGGATGGCGCTGAATCCCTTTATCGCCGATATCGGCAACCTGATTCCGTCCCTGGTCTCCGGGTCGGTCATCGTCTCCGTGGTTTTGAACCTGCCGACCGTCGGCCCCGTGCTCTTGTCGGCCCTGCAGTCGCAGGATCAGTACCTGGCGGGTTTCGTCCTGTTGTTTGTTGCCGTCCTGACCCTTTTCGGCATGCTGGTCTCCGATCTGCTGCTGGCGGTGCTTGATCCCCGAATTCGCCTCGGGGGGAGGGCAGCGTCATGA
- a CDS encoding branched-chain amino acid ABC transporter permease: MQLGILLFLIAAGLTLVFGVMDFINLAHGVQYMLGAYLAVAGYQLTGSFWLALPLALLAALLCGLLLEFLVFRHLYDRDHLDQVLATFGVILFLNEAVKVIWGAAPLSVPVPELLGGSIRLLENFNYPIYRIALLGTGLGVAILLYVLVSWTRVGMLVRAGATNAPMVAALGVNIRRLFTIVFGFGAMLAGFAGIMAAPILSVEPGMGDNLLILAFVVIVIGGIGSIRGAFLSALLIGLVDTIGRSFATDIARLVLPPSAANDVGPAIASMLIYILMAGVLFFRPSGLFPVRNA, encoded by the coding sequence ATGCAGCTCGGCATCCTGCTGTTCCTGATTGCAGCCGGGCTGACGCTGGTGTTCGGCGTCATGGACTTCATCAATCTGGCACATGGGGTCCAGTACATGCTCGGCGCCTATCTGGCGGTCGCCGGCTATCAACTGACCGGATCCTTCTGGCTGGCGCTGCCGCTGGCTCTGCTTGCCGCCCTTCTCTGCGGCCTGCTGCTTGAGTTTCTCGTCTTCCGGCATCTGTACGACCGGGACCACCTCGACCAGGTGCTTGCCACCTTCGGCGTGATCCTGTTCCTCAACGAGGCGGTCAAGGTGATCTGGGGGGCAGCTCCGCTCTCCGTTCCGGTGCCGGAGCTGCTGGGCGGGTCCATCCGGCTTCTGGAGAATTTCAACTACCCGATCTATCGAATAGCGCTGCTTGGCACGGGTCTCGGAGTGGCGATCCTGCTTTATGTGCTGGTGTCCTGGACACGCGTCGGCATGCTGGTACGGGCCGGTGCCACCAACGCACCGATGGTGGCCGCCCTCGGCGTGAACATTCGCCGGCTGTTCACGATCGTCTTCGGCTTCGGGGCCATGCTCGCAGGCTTCGCAGGCATCATGGCCGCACCGATCCTGTCCGTGGAGCCAGGCATGGGCGACAATCTCCTGATCCTGGCCTTTGTGGTGATCGTCATCGGCGGCATCGGTTCGATCCGCGGCGCCTTTCTCTCAGCCCTTCTGATCGGTCTCGTCGACACGATCGGGCGTTCCTTCGCCACAGACATCGCCCGGCTCGTTCTTCCGCCATCGGCGGCCAATGACGTCGGTCCGGCCATTGCTTCCATGCTGATCTATATTCTCATGGCAGGCGTTCTGTTCTTCCGCCCAAGCGGCCTGTTCCCGGTGAGAAACGCATGA
- a CDS encoding ABC transporter ATP-binding protein, with protein sequence MSAPLLEVENLQAGYGDSRVLFDVSLSVHPGEVVTLMGRNGMGKTTSIKTILGMLKVEAGTVRIDGTDMTGKPSYRIAQTGLGLVPEGRQVFPTLTVEENLVATAARRSGRAWTLKTVYGLFPRLEERRRNLGTQLSGGEQQMLAIGRALMTNPKLLILDEATEGLAPLIRAEIWSCLKGLKDHGQAILVVDKTVSALEKLADRHVIIEKGNTVWTGTSAELAADPTIKARFLST encoded by the coding sequence ATGAGCGCACCGCTTCTCGAGGTTGAAAACCTTCAGGCCGGTTACGGCGACAGCCGGGTCCTGTTCGATGTTTCGCTCTCTGTCCACCCGGGCGAAGTCGTCACCCTCATGGGCCGCAACGGCATGGGCAAGACGACGTCGATCAAGACGATCCTCGGCATGCTCAAGGTGGAAGCCGGCACCGTAAGAATCGACGGCACGGACATGACCGGCAAGCCGTCGTACCGGATCGCGCAGACCGGTCTCGGGCTGGTTCCGGAAGGCCGACAGGTTTTTCCGACCCTGACGGTGGAAGAAAATCTCGTGGCCACAGCCGCCCGGCGGTCCGGCCGGGCCTGGACGCTGAAAACCGTCTACGGTCTCTTTCCCCGGCTCGAAGAACGCCGGCGCAACCTCGGCACCCAGCTTTCCGGCGGCGAACAGCAGATGCTTGCCATCGGCCGGGCACTGATGACCAACCCGAAGCTTCTGATCCTCGACGAGGCGACCGAAGGCCTCGCCCCGCTAATCCGCGCTGAAATCTGGTCCTGCCTGAAAGGGCTCAAGGACCACGGCCAGGCCATCCTCGTGGTCGACAAGACGGTTTCCGCCTTGGAAAAGCTTGCCGACCGGCACGTGATCATCGAGAAGGGCAACACGGTCTGGACCGGCACCAGCGCGGAGCTTGCCGCCGACCCAACAATCAAGGCGCGCTTCCTGAGCACCTGA
- a CDS encoding class I SAM-dependent methyltransferase, with protein MSKNASTAEGWDEEYEAGRWAFLRSLPESGRYGIIGMWLSLTDTLSDVLDIGCGEGLLYERLAPMGLKRYVGMDLAPAALEIANVDPKIAALRAGDMHSFEPQPGETFSAIVFNEVLHFADDPGTVVARYVPFLKEDGIIALSMYSPKRPESGANKLIARLWEATDDETKWDVLDDYRLVSDKKGVTWRMRLVKPVR; from the coding sequence ATGTCGAAGAATGCGAGTACCGCCGAAGGTTGGGACGAGGAATACGAAGCAGGCCGCTGGGCCTTTCTGCGCTCTCTTCCCGAAAGCGGCCGTTACGGCATCATCGGCATGTGGCTGAGCCTGACCGACACCCTGTCGGACGTGCTGGATATCGGCTGCGGCGAGGGGCTTCTCTACGAGCGCCTGGCTCCCATGGGTCTGAAGCGCTACGTCGGCATGGATCTCGCCCCGGCCGCCCTTGAAATCGCAAACGTCGATCCGAAAATCGCAGCTCTTCGCGCGGGCGACATGCACAGCTTCGAGCCGCAACCGGGCGAGACCTTCTCCGCCATCGTCTTCAACGAGGTCCTGCACTTCGCCGACGATCCCGGCACCGTCGTTGCCCGCTATGTGCCGTTCCTGAAGGAAGACGGCATCATCGCCCTGTCCATGTACTCGCCCAAGCGCCCCGAAAGCGGCGCCAACAAGCTGATTGCCCGGCTCTGGGAAGCGACGGACGACGAGACGAAATGGGACGTCCTCGACGACTACCGGCTCGTTTCGGACAAGAAGGGCGTCACCTGGCGCATGCGGCTGGTCAAGCCGGTTCGCTAA
- a CDS encoding ABC transporter ATP-binding protein produces the protein MSAPVLQLKNLNKAYGALQVTKDLSLEVHPGEIHAVIGPNGAGKTTLIGQIAGNVSSDSGKVIFAGRDVTALPVARRAQLGLGRSFQITAILPEFSVLENVALGVQAHQGHSFHFFKPAAEDKGLNRTALNILDKVKLFHRVETRAGDLSHGEKRVLELAIALAGEPKLLLLDEPMAGTGPEETKNLVEVLKSLKASIPMLLVEHDMDAVFQLADRISVLVYGGIIATGTPDDIRNDDKVREAYLGEDETA, from the coding sequence ATGAGCGCTCCTGTTCTCCAGTTGAAGAATCTGAACAAGGCCTACGGCGCCCTGCAGGTAACGAAAGACCTGTCGCTGGAGGTCCACCCCGGCGAAATCCATGCGGTGATTGGTCCGAACGGCGCCGGCAAGACGACACTGATCGGCCAGATCGCGGGCAATGTGAGCTCCGACAGCGGCAAGGTTATCTTCGCTGGCCGGGACGTCACCGCTCTGCCGGTCGCAAGACGGGCGCAGCTGGGTCTCGGCCGGTCATTCCAGATCACGGCGATCCTCCCGGAATTCTCCGTCCTGGAAAACGTCGCCCTCGGCGTTCAGGCGCATCAGGGGCACTCGTTCCACTTCTTCAAACCGGCTGCTGAGGACAAGGGCCTCAATCGCACGGCGCTCAACATCCTGGACAAGGTCAAGCTGTTCCACCGGGTGGAGACCCGCGCCGGCGATCTCAGCCATGGCGAGAAACGGGTTCTGGAACTGGCAATCGCCCTCGCGGGCGAGCCGAAACTGCTTCTTCTGGACGAACCCATGGCCGGAACGGGACCGGAGGAAACGAAGAACCTTGTCGAGGTGCTCAAGAGCCTCAAGGCGTCAATCCCCATGCTCCTGGTGGAACATGACATGGATGCGGTGTTCCAGCTTGCCGACCGGATCTCGGTCCTCGTCTATGGCGGCATCATCGCCACCGGAACGCCCGACGATATCCGCAACGACGACAAGGTTCGAGAAGCCTATCTCGGAGAGGACGAGACTGCATGA
- a CDS encoding lytic murein transglycosylase codes for MKLTSRIAVSVLAGLMAASASPAFAKVPCGGDFRQFLEGVKQEAVASGLSARAANRTLSGAQIDRKVLSRDRAQGVFKLDFLTFSKRAISGYRLKHGAANMKKWARVFNRAEKDYGVPAPVITAFWALETDYGGYQGDFNTVNALATLSHDCRRPQLFRPQLIAAIEMVQHGDLDPRGTTGAWAGEIGQVQMLPADIIRFGVDGDNDGHVNVKASSADAILTGANFIQHLGWKRGEPWLQEISLPGNFPWETTGLDQRRNGSEWASMGVKARQGSIANVPAAVILPQGRKGPAFLAYRNFDIYLEWNQSFVYTTTAAYLATRLGGAQVYNQGNPDPGLNDPQMKQLQKKLQALGYDVGKIDGILGSGTRHAVQEMQKKLGMPADGWPTPDLLARL; via the coding sequence ATGAAACTGACCTCCCGCATCGCCGTTTCCGTCCTTGCCGGCCTTATGGCGGCCAGCGCGTCGCCAGCCTTTGCCAAAGTCCCGTGTGGTGGCGATTTCAGACAGTTTTTGGAAGGCGTGAAGCAGGAAGCGGTCGCTTCGGGCCTGTCGGCGCGGGCGGCTAACCGCACGCTTTCCGGGGCCCAGATCGATCGCAAGGTTCTGTCCCGCGACCGGGCGCAAGGGGTCTTCAAGCTGGACTTCCTGACCTTTTCCAAGCGCGCCATCTCAGGCTATCGGCTGAAACATGGTGCGGCCAATATGAAAAAGTGGGCCCGCGTTTTTAATCGCGCGGAAAAGGACTACGGTGTTCCCGCGCCGGTCATCACCGCTTTCTGGGCGTTGGAAACCGACTATGGCGGATACCAGGGCGATTTCAACACGGTCAACGCGCTGGCGACCCTGTCTCATGACTGCCGTCGTCCGCAGCTGTTCCGGCCGCAGCTGATCGCGGCGATCGAAATGGTACAGCACGGCGATCTGGACCCGCGCGGCACGACCGGGGCCTGGGCCGGCGAAATCGGCCAGGTGCAGATGCTGCCCGCCGATATCATCCGCTTCGGCGTGGACGGCGACAATGACGGCCACGTCAACGTCAAGGCCAGTTCCGCCGATGCAATCCTGACCGGCGCCAACTTCATTCAGCATCTGGGTTGGAAGCGCGGTGAACCCTGGCTGCAGGAAATCAGCCTGCCGGGCAATTTCCCCTGGGAAACGACCGGGCTCGATCAGCGCAGAAACGGCAGCGAGTGGGCCAGCATGGGCGTGAAGGCGCGCCAGGGTTCGATTGCCAACGTGCCCGCGGCGGTTATCCTTCCTCAGGGCCGCAAGGGACCGGCTTTCCTGGCCTACCGGAACTTCGACATCTATCTGGAATGGAACCAGTCCTTCGTCTACACGACGACGGCTGCCTATCTGGCGACCCGCCTCGGCGGCGCGCAGGTCTATAACCAGGGCAATCCGGATCCGGGCCTGAACGATCCGCAGATGAAGCAGCTCCAGAAGAAGCTTCAGGCTCTCGGTTACGACGTCGGCAAGATCGACGGCATTCTCGGATCAGGCACCCGCCATGCGGTTCAGGAGATGCAAAAGAAACTCGGAATGCCCGCAGACGGCTGGCCGACACCGGACCTGCTGGCTCGGCTCTGA